One Mailhella massiliensis DNA segment encodes these proteins:
- the fmt gene encoding methionyl-tRNA formyltransferase: protein MSKLRIVFMGTPDFAAVILKAVAAWEGGEVVAVYTQPDRPAGRGKKLKASATKELAMELGLPVYQPRNFREDADVEALAALRPDVLVVAAYGLLLPQRVLDIPAMGPYNVHGSLLPQYRGAAPIQRAVMNGDTISGITIMKMEAGLDSGPMLLQQAVSIEPEDTAGTLFDTLAEHGAKLMVGALGMIAEGRAAFVRQNEELVTHAAKITSEEEYIDWSMDAKSIHNIIRGLTPVPGAKSVLNMEGREPVMLRLEPGQPVEGKGDHAPGTLVGMDGDALLVACGSGAYRITRLRPAGKASMSATDFYNGRLRNLPEPYGVLSKKQG from the coding sequence ATGTCGAAACTGCGTATTGTTTTCATGGGCACGCCGGATTTTGCGGCGGTCATTTTAAAGGCCGTGGCCGCCTGGGAAGGCGGCGAGGTGGTGGCCGTGTACACGCAGCCGGACCGTCCTGCGGGGCGTGGCAAGAAGCTGAAGGCTTCCGCCACCAAGGAACTGGCCATGGAACTGGGCCTGCCCGTGTATCAGCCGCGCAACTTCAGGGAGGACGCCGACGTCGAGGCGCTTGCCGCGCTTCGGCCCGACGTGCTGGTGGTGGCGGCCTACGGCCTGCTGCTGCCGCAGAGAGTGCTGGATATTCCCGCCATGGGCCCTTACAACGTGCACGGTTCGCTTCTGCCTCAGTATCGCGGAGCGGCTCCCATACAGCGCGCCGTCATGAACGGCGATACCATTTCCGGCATTACCATCATGAAGATGGAAGCCGGGCTGGATTCCGGCCCCATGCTGCTGCAGCAGGCGGTGAGCATTGAACCGGAAGATACGGCTGGTACCCTGTTCGACACGCTTGCCGAGCACGGTGCAAAGCTCATGGTCGGGGCGCTCGGCATGATTGCCGAGGGCAGGGCGGCCTTTGTGCGCCAGAATGAGGAACTCGTCACCCATGCGGCCAAGATTACCTCGGAAGAGGAATATATCGACTGGAGCATGGATGCGAAGTCCATTCACAACATCATCCGCGGCCTTACCCCCGTACCCGGCGCCAAGAGCGTGCTGAATATGGAGGGGCGCGAACCCGTCATGCTTCGCCTGGAGCCGGGGCAGCCTGTGGAAGGGAAGGGCGATCATGCTCCCGGTACCCTCGTGGGCATGGACGGCGATGCGCTGCTTGTGGCCTGCGGTTCGGGAGCCTACAGAATCACCAGACTGCGCCCTGCGGGCAAGGCTTCCATGAGTGCGACGGATTTTTACAACGGCCGCCTGCGGAATCTTCCTGAACCCTACGGTGTTTTAAGTAAAAAACAGGGTTGA
- the def gene encoding peptide deformylase has translation MLRPVLQYPDPLLAKVSEPVAEINDEIRALAQDMLDTLTTVGGVGIAAPQIGVLKRVVIIDVSQEKNDPDLPQDFKVFVNPVVTVLDPKGHEENEGCLSVPELRAKVKRPRRVALDALDLDGNPVHIEGEGYYGACMQHETDHLDGKLFIDHISYLKRSLYDKKMRKGRK, from the coding sequence ATGCTTCGTCCCGTTCTTCAGTATCCCGATCCGCTTCTGGCCAAGGTGAGCGAACCTGTGGCCGAAATCAACGACGAGATCCGCGCTCTTGCTCAGGACATGCTCGACACCCTCACCACCGTGGGCGGCGTGGGCATTGCCGCACCGCAGATAGGCGTGCTCAAGCGCGTGGTGATCATCGACGTGTCGCAGGAAAAGAATGATCCCGACCTGCCGCAGGACTTCAAGGTGTTCGTCAACCCTGTGGTCACCGTGCTTGATCCCAAGGGCCATGAGGAAAACGAGGGCTGCCTTTCCGTGCCCGAACTGCGCGCAAAGGTGAAGCGTCCCCGTCGTGTGGCTCTGGACGCCCTTGATCTGGACGGAAATCCCGTGCACATCGAAGGCGAAGGCTATTACGGTGCCTGTATGCAGCATGAAACCGATCATCTCGACGGCAAGCTGTTCATCGATCACATCAGCTATCTCAAGCGTTCTCTTTACGACAAGAAAATGAGAAAGGGCAGAAAGTAG